From the genome of Cottoperca gobio unplaced genomic scaffold, fCotGob3.1 fCotGob3_378arrow_ctg1, whole genome shotgun sequence, one region includes:
- the LOC115005838 gene encoding peroxisome assembly factor 2-like isoform X2 — translation MAVQVELCCLETFPSHLSPLDVLILKSHLDSVFQNDTDPPTVLFTPQRPQGSGRPGILLRVHPTTEEETAGSPGTESESRVRLLTSRLFLRHHGLQRLGSTGTVRVLDPVPLERVVLGARSRQSLRWAGAEQFTGGLLELCRPGQWLLARQGDPLLLPRHLLQGDDPGQQLLELLVLECSPVTQGRITADTSLVLTDCWDSVDHPAAPPSCRPLRLCVSDFAHYADGLGGGRSLLDNRKLLGSGFSGVLQALECRVDVRVVDAQRWLGVKGQQGAAVDVDSCVFVSKQLLLRLGLFNQEWVKLSRPGASCRPPAGHTDVRAGDCRQRLVSVLVVDLTPDLQNHDEVGFISATLWFNMTDGDVIPVNSCTLRMKRWRPSPPAPGGHHSDSFCRSASPAFASELHIQPVVSPLYNNLSCYDNLLSEHFRTPRLVSEGDVLTVPAEHHPDLLENNSEGIHRCPVLFFKVQKVCPSAEREEEEEEGGGEAHLADRQHTSLYMQASTSSPAPCLSVEGPSLWSSLSPPGLIKTVELLSSIILPHLHHSSSLSACTVLLHGPAGSGKMTAVSAASRRLNLHLLKVDCVSVCADTPAASEVKLTSVFQRADAMQPCVLLLRNLQLLLRPRGGAEEDGRVQAALSQLLHSAPTSVMVVATVCRPRELSASVMAAFVHQVALESPTEEQRRSMLVSLSRDLHLGRDVNLERLSKLTAGFVLGDLSALLVEAGRAACRRLIQTCVGRQEEDLCSSGVSILNLDFTSALETLQDVLSTAIGAPKIPDVHWEDVGGLQQVKKEILDTVQLPLQRPELLSLGLSRTGVLLYGPPGTGKTLLAKAVATECSMTFLSVKGPELINMYVGQSEENIREVFCRARSAAPCVVFFDELDSLAPSRGRSGDSGGVMDRVVSQLLAELDALQSSVGVFVIGATNRPDLLDQSLLRPGRFDKLVYVGINEDRDSQLQVLQAILRKFQVDSAVDLQQVVARCPDHMTGADLYALCSDAMTAAIKRKISLIDDGLDSEDSPLLVSVEDFSSALENFKPSVSDKELLRYRSIQQKLSAK, via the exons ATGGCGGTGCAGGTGGAGTTGTGTTGCTTAGAAACTTTCCCCTCACACCTGAGTCCTCTGGATGTTTTGATATTAAAGTCACACCTGGACTCGGTTTTCCAGAATGACACCGATCCACCGACCGTCCTCTTCACCCCGCAGCGGCCTCAGGGCTCCGGGAGGCCGGGCATTTTACTGCGCGTTCACCCGACCACCGAAGAGGAGACTGCGGGCTCCCCCGGAACCGAATCTGAGAGCCGGGTCCGGCTGTTAACCAGCCGCCTCTTCCTGCGGCACCACGGGCTCCAGAGGCTCGGCAGCACGGGGACTGTCCGGGTTCTGGATCCAGTCCCCCTGGAGAGAGTGGTGCTGGGAGCCCGCAGCAGGCAGAGCCTCCGCTGGGCCGGAGCTGAGCAGTTCACCGGTGGGCTGCTGGAGCTCTGCCGCCCGGGACAGTGGCTGCTGGCCCGGCAGGGAGACCCCCTGCTGCTGCCCAGACACCTGCTGCAGGGAGACGACCCTGGACAG cagctgttggagctgctggtgttggaGTGCAGTCCTGTAACGCAGGGACGGATCACCGCCGACACCTCTCTGGTTCTGACGGACTGCTGGGACTCGGTGGACCACCCAGCCGCCCCCCCATCCTGCAGACCGCTCAgattgtgtgtgtcagactTCGCTCATTACGCCGATGGCCTCGGCGGGGGGCGATCCCTTCTCGACAACAGGAAGCTGCTGGGCTCGGGGTTCTCGGGCGTCCTGCAGGCGCTGGAGTGCAGGGTGGACGTCCGGGTGGTGGACGCTCAGCGCTGGctcggggtcaaaggtcagcaggGAGCTGCTGTGGACGtggacagctgtgtgtttgtgagcaaaCAGCTGCTTCTCAGGCTGGGGCTGTTTAACCAGGAGTGGGTGAAGCTGTCGAGGCCGGGCGCATCCTGCAGACCTCCTGCGGGTCACACTGACGTCCGGGCGGGCGACTGCAGACAGCGGCTGGTCTCTGTGCTGGTGGTGGATTTAACACCAGACCTGCAGAACCACGATGAAGTTGGTTTCATATCCGCAACTCTGTGGTTCAACATGACGGACGGAGACGTGATCCCTGTGAACAGCTGCACGCTGAGGATGAAG AGGTGGAGACCGTCTCCTCCGGCGCCCGGCGGGCATCACTCTGACAGTTTCTGTCGCTCGGCTTCTCCAGCGTTCGCCAGCGAGCTTCACATCCAGCCGGTCGTGTCTCCGCTGTACAACAACCTCAGCTGCTACGACAACCTGCTGTCTGAACACTTCAGGACGCCCAG GCTGGTTTCAGAGGGAGACGTCCTGACAGTTCCAGCTGAACACCATCCCGACCTGCTGGAGAACAATTCAGAGGGAATACACAG GTGTCCAGTGCTGTTCTTTAAAGTGCAGAAGGTGTGTccgtctgcagagagagaagaagaagaagaagaaggaggaggagaagctcACCTGGCTGACAGACAACACACCTCGCTATAcatg caAGCATCCACCAGCAGCCCCGCCCCCTGCCTCTCTGTGGAGGGTCCGTCTCTGTGGAGCAGTCTGTCTCCTCCGGGCCTCATCAAGACCGTGGAGCTCCTCAGCAGCATCATCCTGCCACACCTGCACCACAG CAGCTCCCTGTCTGCCTGCACCGTCCTCCTTCATGGTCCTGCAGGAAGTGGGAAAATGACAGCGGTCAGCGCGGCGAGTCGCAGACTGAACCTCCACCTGCTAAAG gtggactgtgtgagtgtgtgcgctgACACTCCTGCAGCCTCGGAGGTGAAGCTGACCTCGGTGTTTCAGCGGGCCGACGCCATGCAGCCCTGCGTCCTGCTGCTCAGgaacctgcagctcctgctccGACCTCGAGGTGGCGCCGAGGAGGACGGCAGAGTCCAGGCCGCGCTCAGCCAGCTGCTCCACAGCGCCCCCACCAG tgtgatGGTGGTGGCGACGGTCTGCAGACCTCGGGAGCTGTCTGCAAGTGTCATGGCAGCGTTTGTCCACCAGGTGGCGTTGGAGAGTCCCACCGAGGAGCAGCGGCGCTCCATGCTGGTCAGCCTGAGCCGAGACCTCCACCTGGGGAGAGACGTGAACCTGGAGAGACTCTCCAAACTCACCGCG ggGTTTGTGTTGGGGGATCTGAGTGCTCTGCTTGTCGAGGCTGGTCGAGCGGCCTGTCGGAGGCTGATCCAAACCTG TGTTGGCCGGCAGGAGGAGGATCTGTGCTCCAGTGGAGTCTCCATCCTGAACCTGGACTTCACCTCCGCCCTGGAGACCCTGCAGGACGTCCTGTCCACGGCCATCGGAGCCCCCAAG ATCCCTGATGTGCATTGGGAGGACGTTGGAGGTCTGCAGCAGGTGAAGAAGGAGATCCTTGACACAGTCCAGCTTCCTCTGCAGCGTCCAGAGCTCCTGTCTCTGGGTCTGAGCCGGACCGGAGTCCTGCTGTACGGACCACCAGGAACGGGGAAAACTCTGCTGGCCAAAGCCGTCGCTACAGAGTGCTCCATGACCTTCCTCAG tgttaaaGGTCCAGAGCTCATCAACATGTACGTGGGTCAGAGTGAAGAGAACATCAGAGAAG tgttCTGCAGGGCGCGATCTGCAGCGCCGTGTGTCGTCTTCTTTGATGAGCTGGACTCTCTGGCTCCCAGCAGGGGGCGCAGTGGAGACTCTGGAGGGGTGATGGACAG AGTCGTGTCGCAGCTGCTGGCCGAGCTCGACGCTCTGCAGTCGTCCGTCGGGGTTTTTGTGATCGGAGCCACAAACCGTCCAGACCTGCTGGACCAATCACTGCTGAGGCCcggcag GTTTGATAAACTCGTCTATGTTGGAATCAACGAGGACCGAGACTCTCAGCTGCAGGTTCTGCAGGCCATCCTCAGAAA GTTCCAGGTGGACTCTGCTGTGGACCTGCAGCAGGTGGTGGCTCGCTGCCCCGATCACATGACCGGCGCCGACCTGTACGCTCTCTGTTCGGACGCCATGACGGCCGCCATCAAGAGGAAGATCTCCCTCATCGACGACG gtcTGGACTCAGAggactctcctctcctcgtctccgTTGAGGATTTCTCTTCAGCGTTAGAAAACTTCAAGCCGTCGGTTTCGGACAAGGAGCTGCTGAGATACAGAAGCATTCAACAGAAACTCTCTGCAAAGTAG
- the LOC115005838 gene encoding peroxisome assembly factor 2-like isoform X3 has protein sequence MAVQVELCCLETFPSHLSPLDVLILKSHLDSVFQNDTDPPTVLFTPQRPQGSGRPGILLRVHPTTEEETAGSPGTESESRVRLLTSRLFLRHHGLQRLGSTGTVRVLDPVPLERVVLGARSRQSLRWAGAEQFTGGLLELCRPGQWLLARQGDPLLLPRHLLQGDDPGQQQLLELLVLECSPVTQGRITADTSLVLTDCWDSVDHPAAPPSCRPLRLCVSDFAHYADGLGGGRSLLDNRKLLGSGFSGVLQALECRVDVRVVDAQRWLGVKGQQGAAVDVDSCVFVSKQLLLRLGLFNQEWVKLSRPGASCRPPAGHTDVRAGDCRQRLVSVLVVDLTPDLQNHDEVGFISATLWFNMTDGDVIPVNSCTLRMKRWRPSPPAPGGHHSDSFCRSASPAFASELHIQPVVSPLYNNLSCYDNLLSEHFRTPRLVSEGDVLTVPAEHHPDLLENNSEGIHRCPVLFFKVQKVCPSAEREEEEEEGGGEAHLADRQHTSLYMQASTSSPAPCLSVEGPSLWSSLSPPGLIKTVELLSSIILPHLHHSSLSACTVLLHGPAGSGKMTAVSAASRRLNLHLLKVDCVSVCADTPAASEVKLTSVFQRADAMQPCVLLLRNLQLLLRPRGGAEEDGRVQAALSQLLHSAPTSVMVVATVCRPRELSASVMAAFVHQVALESPTEEQRRSMLVSLSRDLHLGRDVNLERLSKLTAGFVLGDLSALLVEAGRAACRRLIQTCVGRQEEDLCSSGVSILNLDFTSALETLQDVLSTAIGAPKIPDVHWEDVGGLQQVKKEILDTVQLPLQRPELLSLGLSRTGVLLYGPPGTGKTLLAKAVATECSMTFLSVKGPELINMYVGQSEENIREVFCRARSAAPCVVFFDELDSLAPSRGRSGDSGGVMDRVVSQLLAELDALQSSVGVFVIGATNRPDLLDQSLLRPGRFDKLVYVGINEDRDSQLQVLQAILRKFQVDSAVDLQQVVARCPDHMTGADLYALCSDAMTAAIKRKISLIDDGLDSEDSPLLVSVEDFSSALENFKPSVSDKELLRYRSIQQKLSAK, from the exons ATGGCGGTGCAGGTGGAGTTGTGTTGCTTAGAAACTTTCCCCTCACACCTGAGTCCTCTGGATGTTTTGATATTAAAGTCACACCTGGACTCGGTTTTCCAGAATGACACCGATCCACCGACCGTCCTCTTCACCCCGCAGCGGCCTCAGGGCTCCGGGAGGCCGGGCATTTTACTGCGCGTTCACCCGACCACCGAAGAGGAGACTGCGGGCTCCCCCGGAACCGAATCTGAGAGCCGGGTCCGGCTGTTAACCAGCCGCCTCTTCCTGCGGCACCACGGGCTCCAGAGGCTCGGCAGCACGGGGACTGTCCGGGTTCTGGATCCAGTCCCCCTGGAGAGAGTGGTGCTGGGAGCCCGCAGCAGGCAGAGCCTCCGCTGGGCCGGAGCTGAGCAGTTCACCGGTGGGCTGCTGGAGCTCTGCCGCCCGGGACAGTGGCTGCTGGCCCGGCAGGGAGACCCCCTGCTGCTGCCCAGACACCTGCTGCAGGGAGACGACCCTGGACAG cagcagctgttggagctgctggtgttggaGTGCAGTCCTGTAACGCAGGGACGGATCACCGCCGACACCTCTCTGGTTCTGACGGACTGCTGGGACTCGGTGGACCACCCAGCCGCCCCCCCATCCTGCAGACCGCTCAgattgtgtgtgtcagactTCGCTCATTACGCCGATGGCCTCGGCGGGGGGCGATCCCTTCTCGACAACAGGAAGCTGCTGGGCTCGGGGTTCTCGGGCGTCCTGCAGGCGCTGGAGTGCAGGGTGGACGTCCGGGTGGTGGACGCTCAGCGCTGGctcggggtcaaaggtcagcaggGAGCTGCTGTGGACGtggacagctgtgtgtttgtgagcaaaCAGCTGCTTCTCAGGCTGGGGCTGTTTAACCAGGAGTGGGTGAAGCTGTCGAGGCCGGGCGCATCCTGCAGACCTCCTGCGGGTCACACTGACGTCCGGGCGGGCGACTGCAGACAGCGGCTGGTCTCTGTGCTGGTGGTGGATTTAACACCAGACCTGCAGAACCACGATGAAGTTGGTTTCATATCCGCAACTCTGTGGTTCAACATGACGGACGGAGACGTGATCCCTGTGAACAGCTGCACGCTGAGGATGAAG AGGTGGAGACCGTCTCCTCCGGCGCCCGGCGGGCATCACTCTGACAGTTTCTGTCGCTCGGCTTCTCCAGCGTTCGCCAGCGAGCTTCACATCCAGCCGGTCGTGTCTCCGCTGTACAACAACCTCAGCTGCTACGACAACCTGCTGTCTGAACACTTCAGGACGCCCAG GCTGGTTTCAGAGGGAGACGTCCTGACAGTTCCAGCTGAACACCATCCCGACCTGCTGGAGAACAATTCAGAGGGAATACACAG GTGTCCAGTGCTGTTCTTTAAAGTGCAGAAGGTGTGTccgtctgcagagagagaagaagaagaagaagaaggaggaggagaagctcACCTGGCTGACAGACAACACACCTCGCTATAcatg caAGCATCCACCAGCAGCCCCGCCCCCTGCCTCTCTGTGGAGGGTCCGTCTCTGTGGAGCAGTCTGTCTCCTCCGGGCCTCATCAAGACCGTGGAGCTCCTCAGCAGCATCATCCTGCCACACCTGCACCACAG CTCCCTGTCTGCCTGCACCGTCCTCCTTCATGGTCCTGCAGGAAGTGGGAAAATGACAGCGGTCAGCGCGGCGAGTCGCAGACTGAACCTCCACCTGCTAAAG gtggactgtgtgagtgtgtgcgctgACACTCCTGCAGCCTCGGAGGTGAAGCTGACCTCGGTGTTTCAGCGGGCCGACGCCATGCAGCCCTGCGTCCTGCTGCTCAGgaacctgcagctcctgctccGACCTCGAGGTGGCGCCGAGGAGGACGGCAGAGTCCAGGCCGCGCTCAGCCAGCTGCTCCACAGCGCCCCCACCAG tgtgatGGTGGTGGCGACGGTCTGCAGACCTCGGGAGCTGTCTGCAAGTGTCATGGCAGCGTTTGTCCACCAGGTGGCGTTGGAGAGTCCCACCGAGGAGCAGCGGCGCTCCATGCTGGTCAGCCTGAGCCGAGACCTCCACCTGGGGAGAGACGTGAACCTGGAGAGACTCTCCAAACTCACCGCG ggGTTTGTGTTGGGGGATCTGAGTGCTCTGCTTGTCGAGGCTGGTCGAGCGGCCTGTCGGAGGCTGATCCAAACCTG TGTTGGCCGGCAGGAGGAGGATCTGTGCTCCAGTGGAGTCTCCATCCTGAACCTGGACTTCACCTCCGCCCTGGAGACCCTGCAGGACGTCCTGTCCACGGCCATCGGAGCCCCCAAG ATCCCTGATGTGCATTGGGAGGACGTTGGAGGTCTGCAGCAGGTGAAGAAGGAGATCCTTGACACAGTCCAGCTTCCTCTGCAGCGTCCAGAGCTCCTGTCTCTGGGTCTGAGCCGGACCGGAGTCCTGCTGTACGGACCACCAGGAACGGGGAAAACTCTGCTGGCCAAAGCCGTCGCTACAGAGTGCTCCATGACCTTCCTCAG tgttaaaGGTCCAGAGCTCATCAACATGTACGTGGGTCAGAGTGAAGAGAACATCAGAGAAG tgttCTGCAGGGCGCGATCTGCAGCGCCGTGTGTCGTCTTCTTTGATGAGCTGGACTCTCTGGCTCCCAGCAGGGGGCGCAGTGGAGACTCTGGAGGGGTGATGGACAG AGTCGTGTCGCAGCTGCTGGCCGAGCTCGACGCTCTGCAGTCGTCCGTCGGGGTTTTTGTGATCGGAGCCACAAACCGTCCAGACCTGCTGGACCAATCACTGCTGAGGCCcggcag GTTTGATAAACTCGTCTATGTTGGAATCAACGAGGACCGAGACTCTCAGCTGCAGGTTCTGCAGGCCATCCTCAGAAA GTTCCAGGTGGACTCTGCTGTGGACCTGCAGCAGGTGGTGGCTCGCTGCCCCGATCACATGACCGGCGCCGACCTGTACGCTCTCTGTTCGGACGCCATGACGGCCGCCATCAAGAGGAAGATCTCCCTCATCGACGACG gtcTGGACTCAGAggactctcctctcctcgtctccgTTGAGGATTTCTCTTCAGCGTTAGAAAACTTCAAGCCGTCGGTTTCGGACAAGGAGCTGCTGAGATACAGAAGCATTCAACAGAAACTCTCTGCAAAGTAG
- the LOC115005838 gene encoding peroxisome assembly factor 2-like isoform X1, with product MAVQVELCCLETFPSHLSPLDVLILKSHLDSVFQNDTDPPTVLFTPQRPQGSGRPGILLRVHPTTEEETAGSPGTESESRVRLLTSRLFLRHHGLQRLGSTGTVRVLDPVPLERVVLGARSRQSLRWAGAEQFTGGLLELCRPGQWLLARQGDPLLLPRHLLQGDDPGQQQLLELLVLECSPVTQGRITADTSLVLTDCWDSVDHPAAPPSCRPLRLCVSDFAHYADGLGGGRSLLDNRKLLGSGFSGVLQALECRVDVRVVDAQRWLGVKGQQGAAVDVDSCVFVSKQLLLRLGLFNQEWVKLSRPGASCRPPAGHTDVRAGDCRQRLVSVLVVDLTPDLQNHDEVGFISATLWFNMTDGDVIPVNSCTLRMKRWRPSPPAPGGHHSDSFCRSASPAFASELHIQPVVSPLYNNLSCYDNLLSEHFRTPRLVSEGDVLTVPAEHHPDLLENNSEGIHRCPVLFFKVQKVCPSAEREEEEEEGGGEAHLADRQHTSLYMQASTSSPAPCLSVEGPSLWSSLSPPGLIKTVELLSSIILPHLHHSSSLSACTVLLHGPAGSGKMTAVSAASRRLNLHLLKVDCVSVCADTPAASEVKLTSVFQRADAMQPCVLLLRNLQLLLRPRGGAEEDGRVQAALSQLLHSAPTSVMVVATVCRPRELSASVMAAFVHQVALESPTEEQRRSMLVSLSRDLHLGRDVNLERLSKLTAGFVLGDLSALLVEAGRAACRRLIQTCVGRQEEDLCSSGVSILNLDFTSALETLQDVLSTAIGAPKIPDVHWEDVGGLQQVKKEILDTVQLPLQRPELLSLGLSRTGVLLYGPPGTGKTLLAKAVATECSMTFLSVKGPELINMYVGQSEENIREVFCRARSAAPCVVFFDELDSLAPSRGRSGDSGGVMDRVVSQLLAELDALQSSVGVFVIGATNRPDLLDQSLLRPGRFDKLVYVGINEDRDSQLQVLQAILRKFQVDSAVDLQQVVARCPDHMTGADLYALCSDAMTAAIKRKISLIDDGLDSEDSPLLVSVEDFSSALENFKPSVSDKELLRYRSIQQKLSAK from the exons ATGGCGGTGCAGGTGGAGTTGTGTTGCTTAGAAACTTTCCCCTCACACCTGAGTCCTCTGGATGTTTTGATATTAAAGTCACACCTGGACTCGGTTTTCCAGAATGACACCGATCCACCGACCGTCCTCTTCACCCCGCAGCGGCCTCAGGGCTCCGGGAGGCCGGGCATTTTACTGCGCGTTCACCCGACCACCGAAGAGGAGACTGCGGGCTCCCCCGGAACCGAATCTGAGAGCCGGGTCCGGCTGTTAACCAGCCGCCTCTTCCTGCGGCACCACGGGCTCCAGAGGCTCGGCAGCACGGGGACTGTCCGGGTTCTGGATCCAGTCCCCCTGGAGAGAGTGGTGCTGGGAGCCCGCAGCAGGCAGAGCCTCCGCTGGGCCGGAGCTGAGCAGTTCACCGGTGGGCTGCTGGAGCTCTGCCGCCCGGGACAGTGGCTGCTGGCCCGGCAGGGAGACCCCCTGCTGCTGCCCAGACACCTGCTGCAGGGAGACGACCCTGGACAG cagcagctgttggagctgctggtgttggaGTGCAGTCCTGTAACGCAGGGACGGATCACCGCCGACACCTCTCTGGTTCTGACGGACTGCTGGGACTCGGTGGACCACCCAGCCGCCCCCCCATCCTGCAGACCGCTCAgattgtgtgtgtcagactTCGCTCATTACGCCGATGGCCTCGGCGGGGGGCGATCCCTTCTCGACAACAGGAAGCTGCTGGGCTCGGGGTTCTCGGGCGTCCTGCAGGCGCTGGAGTGCAGGGTGGACGTCCGGGTGGTGGACGCTCAGCGCTGGctcggggtcaaaggtcagcaggGAGCTGCTGTGGACGtggacagctgtgtgtttgtgagcaaaCAGCTGCTTCTCAGGCTGGGGCTGTTTAACCAGGAGTGGGTGAAGCTGTCGAGGCCGGGCGCATCCTGCAGACCTCCTGCGGGTCACACTGACGTCCGGGCGGGCGACTGCAGACAGCGGCTGGTCTCTGTGCTGGTGGTGGATTTAACACCAGACCTGCAGAACCACGATGAAGTTGGTTTCATATCCGCAACTCTGTGGTTCAACATGACGGACGGAGACGTGATCCCTGTGAACAGCTGCACGCTGAGGATGAAG AGGTGGAGACCGTCTCCTCCGGCGCCCGGCGGGCATCACTCTGACAGTTTCTGTCGCTCGGCTTCTCCAGCGTTCGCCAGCGAGCTTCACATCCAGCCGGTCGTGTCTCCGCTGTACAACAACCTCAGCTGCTACGACAACCTGCTGTCTGAACACTTCAGGACGCCCAG GCTGGTTTCAGAGGGAGACGTCCTGACAGTTCCAGCTGAACACCATCCCGACCTGCTGGAGAACAATTCAGAGGGAATACACAG GTGTCCAGTGCTGTTCTTTAAAGTGCAGAAGGTGTGTccgtctgcagagagagaagaagaagaagaagaaggaggaggagaagctcACCTGGCTGACAGACAACACACCTCGCTATAcatg caAGCATCCACCAGCAGCCCCGCCCCCTGCCTCTCTGTGGAGGGTCCGTCTCTGTGGAGCAGTCTGTCTCCTCCGGGCCTCATCAAGACCGTGGAGCTCCTCAGCAGCATCATCCTGCCACACCTGCACCACAG CAGCTCCCTGTCTGCCTGCACCGTCCTCCTTCATGGTCCTGCAGGAAGTGGGAAAATGACAGCGGTCAGCGCGGCGAGTCGCAGACTGAACCTCCACCTGCTAAAG gtggactgtgtgagtgtgtgcgctgACACTCCTGCAGCCTCGGAGGTGAAGCTGACCTCGGTGTTTCAGCGGGCCGACGCCATGCAGCCCTGCGTCCTGCTGCTCAGgaacctgcagctcctgctccGACCTCGAGGTGGCGCCGAGGAGGACGGCAGAGTCCAGGCCGCGCTCAGCCAGCTGCTCCACAGCGCCCCCACCAG tgtgatGGTGGTGGCGACGGTCTGCAGACCTCGGGAGCTGTCTGCAAGTGTCATGGCAGCGTTTGTCCACCAGGTGGCGTTGGAGAGTCCCACCGAGGAGCAGCGGCGCTCCATGCTGGTCAGCCTGAGCCGAGACCTCCACCTGGGGAGAGACGTGAACCTGGAGAGACTCTCCAAACTCACCGCG ggGTTTGTGTTGGGGGATCTGAGTGCTCTGCTTGTCGAGGCTGGTCGAGCGGCCTGTCGGAGGCTGATCCAAACCTG TGTTGGCCGGCAGGAGGAGGATCTGTGCTCCAGTGGAGTCTCCATCCTGAACCTGGACTTCACCTCCGCCCTGGAGACCCTGCAGGACGTCCTGTCCACGGCCATCGGAGCCCCCAAG ATCCCTGATGTGCATTGGGAGGACGTTGGAGGTCTGCAGCAGGTGAAGAAGGAGATCCTTGACACAGTCCAGCTTCCTCTGCAGCGTCCAGAGCTCCTGTCTCTGGGTCTGAGCCGGACCGGAGTCCTGCTGTACGGACCACCAGGAACGGGGAAAACTCTGCTGGCCAAAGCCGTCGCTACAGAGTGCTCCATGACCTTCCTCAG tgttaaaGGTCCAGAGCTCATCAACATGTACGTGGGTCAGAGTGAAGAGAACATCAGAGAAG tgttCTGCAGGGCGCGATCTGCAGCGCCGTGTGTCGTCTTCTTTGATGAGCTGGACTCTCTGGCTCCCAGCAGGGGGCGCAGTGGAGACTCTGGAGGGGTGATGGACAG AGTCGTGTCGCAGCTGCTGGCCGAGCTCGACGCTCTGCAGTCGTCCGTCGGGGTTTTTGTGATCGGAGCCACAAACCGTCCAGACCTGCTGGACCAATCACTGCTGAGGCCcggcag GTTTGATAAACTCGTCTATGTTGGAATCAACGAGGACCGAGACTCTCAGCTGCAGGTTCTGCAGGCCATCCTCAGAAA GTTCCAGGTGGACTCTGCTGTGGACCTGCAGCAGGTGGTGGCTCGCTGCCCCGATCACATGACCGGCGCCGACCTGTACGCTCTCTGTTCGGACGCCATGACGGCCGCCATCAAGAGGAAGATCTCCCTCATCGACGACG gtcTGGACTCAGAggactctcctctcctcgtctccgTTGAGGATTTCTCTTCAGCGTTAGAAAACTTCAAGCCGTCGGTTTCGGACAAGGAGCTGCTGAGATACAGAAGCATTCAACAGAAACTCTCTGCAAAGTAG